A window of the Ipomoea triloba cultivar NCNSP0323 chromosome 14, ASM357664v1 genome harbors these coding sequences:
- the LOC116003538 gene encoding hexokinase-3-like, which yields MGRLAAGLAVGCAVAACVVATVMVGRRVRRRKKWRKVLRVLEELEEACATPVGRLRQVVDAMAVEMHAGLASEGGSKLKMLLTYVDKLPNGSEKGTFYALDLGGTNFRVLRVQLGGQRSATIRHDVHQQPIPQHLLSSTSEDLFDFIASSLKDFIERDGSDSEHSQDRSLGFTFSFPVKQTSVSSGILIKWTQGFEIEDMVGRNVSECLQAAFSRKGLDIRVAALINDTVATLALGHYNDEDTIAAVIFGTGTNACYVERADAIIKCQGLLTTSGSMVVNMEWGNFWSSHLPRTSYDSDLDADSPNPNDQGFEKMISGMYLGDIVRRVFLRMSQEFDVFGPVSSKLAMPFLLRTPLMAAMHDDDSPELSEVARVLGEILELPDVPLKLRKLVVEVCDVVTRRAARLAAAGIVGILKKIGRDGTGGIASGKLRSGSSSSRMKRTVVAIEGGLYTSYTSFREYLNEAVAEILGEEVSSLVTITVTEDGSGIGAALLAAALHSASTTVQLL from the exons ATGGGGCGGTTGGCGGCGGGGTTGGCAGTGGGATGTGCAGTGGCGGCGTGTGTGGTGGCGACAGTGATGGTGGGGAGACGGGTACGGAGGAGGAAGAAGTGGCGGAAGGTGTTGCGGGTTCTGGAGGAGCTGGAGGAGGCCTGCGCCACCCCTGTTGGGCGACTCCGGCAAGTTGTCGACGCTATGGCCGTCGAAATGCACGCCGGCCTAGCCTCTGAAGGCGGGAGCAAGCTCAAAATGTTGCTCACATATGTCGATAAACTCCCCAATGG TAGTGAGAAGGGAACATTTTATGCTCTAGATCTTGGAGGTACAAACTTTCGGGTTTTGCGAGTTCAATTAGGTGGTCAAAGGTCTGCTACTATCAGACATGATGTACATCAGCAGCCAATTCCTCAACACTTATTGAGTAGCACCAGTGAG GATCTCTTTGATTTTATTGCATCATCGCTGAAGGATTTCATTGAAAGGGATGGTAGTGACTCAGAACACTCACAAGACAGAAGTCTTGGCTTCACATTTTCTTTTCCTGTCAAACAAACTTCTGTCTCATCTGGCATCTTGATCAAGTGGACACAAGGATTTGAAATTGAAGACATG GTTGGGAGAAATGTTTCTGAGTGCCTACAAGCAGCATTTTCTAGAAAGGGCCTAGATATTCGGGTAGCAGCATTG ATAAATGATACGGTGGCAACACTGGCTCTTGGACATTATAATGATGAAGACACCATTGCAGCTGTTATATTTGGGACAGGTACTAATGCGTGTTATGTGGAGCGTGCAGATGCTATTATAAAATGCCAAGGCCTTTTAACAACTTCAGGAAGCATG GTAGTCAATATGGAATGGGGAAACTTCTGGTCATCTCATTTACCACGAACATCATATGACAGTGACTTGGATGCTGATAGCCCAAATCCTAATGATCAG GGATTCGAGAAAATGATTTCAGGGATGTATTTGGGGGACATAGTAAGAAGAGTTTTTCTAAGAATGTCACAGGAGTTTGATGTTTTCGGACCTGTATCTTCCAAATTAGCAATGCCATTTCTGCTGAG GACACCCCTCATGGCTGCTATGCACGACGATGATTCACCTGAATTGAGTGAAGTAGCAAGAGTTCTAGGAGAAATACTGGAG TTACCCGATGTCCCTCTTAAACTTCGGAAGTTAGTAGTGGAAGTGTGTGATGTGGTAACTCGACGAGCTGCTAGGTTAGCTGCAGCGGGTATCGTGGGAATATTAAAGAAGATTGGAAGGGATGGAACTGGCGGCATTGCCAGTGGGAAATTGAGAAGTGGTAGTAGCTCAAGCAGGATGAAAAGAACGGTGGTGGCCATCGAAGGCGGGTTGTATACAAGCTACACCTCTTTCAGAGAGTACTTGAATGAAGCAGTGGCAGAGATATTAGGGGAAGAAGTTTCGTCCCTCGTTACCATTACAGTAACCGAAGATGGATCGGGGATCGGAGCAGCTCTTCTTGCTGCTGCATTGCATTCGGCTTCAACGACAGTACAGTTGCTATGA